A region of Lycium barbarum isolate Lr01 chromosome 3, ASM1917538v2, whole genome shotgun sequence DNA encodes the following proteins:
- the LOC132633541 gene encoding FCS-Like Zinc finger 17-like → MGQKSVAVGLKILINQGKADPNSVLIMCSSRFTRVKPIFHTNPTEISSSAEHNSCFLKCCFLCNKTLRLDKEVYMLRGDLGFCSLECRNRQIYMDEIKEIETQTKKILGSFRRRGESGRCSETSALLEDYHQRRNPIAYAKNTPIFTFS, encoded by the exons ATGGGTCAGAAATCAGTTGCTGTTGGGCTGAAAATCCTAATTAATCAAGGCAAGGCAGATCCTAACAGTGTTCTAATTATGTGTAGTTCAAGATTCACCAGAGTTAAACCCATCTTCCACACAAATCCTACTGAAATATCTAGCAGTGCTGAACATAATTCTTGCTTCCTCAAATGTTGTTTCCTTTGCAACAAGACTTTAAGGCTTGACAAAGAAGTTTATATGTTAAG GGGTGATCTGGGATTCTGCAGTTTGGAGTGTAGAAACAGGCAGATTTACATGGATGAAATTAAAGAAATTGAAACTCAAACTAAGAAAATTTTAGGATCTTTTCGCAGACGTGGAGAAAGTGGCCGGTGTAGTGAAACTTCGGCTCTATTGGAAGATTACCATCAACGGCGAAACCCTATAGCATATGCTAAAAATACACCTATATTCACATTCtcataa